The proteins below are encoded in one region of Microbispora sp. NBC_01189:
- a CDS encoding alkaline phosphatase family protein — MIDPQLPAASRGTPGAASGGASEAFGAVAEGPPAVPYVPAYGTASLADLPGSMLASLGLSTDNTLALEPAARVCLFLVDGLGAEMLAAHPGTAPFLSAHLRGTLTAGFPSSTPTSLATLGTGAPPGEHGMMGIQMAVPGEGRLFNCLRWTAPGLPVDPDVWQPAETVYQRMAAAGVDPVYVAPASFDGTGLTRAVYRGMRYWAAETAGERVEAVRHALRETSYVTVYYGDVDRAGHVGGWGGGAWLEQLAVVDRMAERIAESLPPGAVLYVTADHGMINATDKVDVDLRPDLREGVLMLGGEARARHVYTRPGAAAGVLETWREALRGRAWVVTREEAADTGWFGHRVRREWLGRIGDVLAVPYGECVIVASAAEPVESSLTGYHGSLTPAEQNVPLLEIRR; from the coding sequence GTGATCGATCCCCAGCTTCCAGCGGCGTCGCGCGGGACGCCCGGGGCGGCATCCGGCGGGGCGTCCGAGGCTTTCGGGGCCGTCGCCGAGGGGCCGCCGGCCGTGCCGTACGTGCCCGCGTACGGCACGGCCTCGCTCGCCGACCTGCCGGGCTCGATGCTCGCCTCCCTCGGCCTGTCCACGGACAACACGCTGGCGCTGGAGCCGGCCGCGCGGGTGTGCCTGTTCCTCGTGGACGGGCTCGGGGCCGAGATGCTGGCCGCCCATCCCGGAACGGCGCCGTTCCTGTCGGCCCACCTGCGCGGCACGCTCACGGCGGGCTTCCCGTCCTCCACCCCGACGAGCCTCGCCACGCTCGGCACCGGCGCGCCTCCGGGGGAGCACGGCATGATGGGGATCCAGATGGCGGTGCCGGGAGAGGGCAGGCTGTTCAACTGCCTGCGCTGGACCGCCCCCGGCCTGCCCGTCGACCCCGACGTCTGGCAGCCCGCCGAGACCGTCTACCAGCGCATGGCCGCGGCGGGGGTGGATCCCGTCTACGTCGCGCCCGCCTCCTTCGACGGCACCGGACTCACCCGCGCGGTCTATCGGGGCATGCGCTACTGGGCGGCGGAGACCGCCGGCGAGCGTGTCGAGGCGGTGCGGCACGCGCTGCGGGAGACCTCCTACGTCACCGTCTACTACGGCGACGTCGACCGGGCCGGCCACGTCGGCGGCTGGGGCGGCGGCGCGTGGCTCGAACAGCTCGCCGTCGTCGACCGTATGGCCGAACGCATCGCGGAGTCCCTGCCGCCGGGAGCCGTCCTGTACGTCACGGCCGACCACGGCATGATCAATGCCACGGACAAGGTCGACGTGGACCTCCGCCCCGACCTGCGGGAAGGCGTGCTCATGCTCGGCGGCGAGGCCCGCGCCCGCCACGTCTACACGAGGCCGGGCGCGGCGGCGGGGGTCCTGGAGACCTGGCGCGAGGCGCTGCGCGGGCGCGCCTGGGTGGTGACCCGCGAAGAGGCCGCCGACACCGGCTGGTTCGGGCACCGCGTCCGACGCGAGTGGCTCGGCCGCATCGGCGACGTGCTGGCGGTGCCGTACGGCGAGTGCGTGATCGTGGCCTCGGCCGCCGAGCCGGTGGAGTCGTCCCTGACCGGCTACCACGGATCGCTGACCCCGGCCGAGCAGAACGTGCCGCTCCTGGAGATCCGCCGCTGA
- a CDS encoding S8 family peptidase → MRTRLIEPVPGLPALIRPGELLTSAPAAVARWALAAEPLPGPLLRTGRGTGRVHRVRLTPDADVVDLTATLRDRGHAASPNHVLSGQPLFFGGPGGAPSPAPPPPYEPGEPCEVTVAVLDTGLAPHPWLARWYHADIAETPDADGDGVLDRQAGHGTFVAGLILRHAPGARLRALRVLDSDGVSDEAALLGALSVLRGGPADVLNLSFGGHTFDDGPPLGLAEALAAFPAVVACAGNTASARPFWPAALPGVVAVGALDGDDRASFSAYGPWVDVWAPGVGLVSSFLEHRDFHGYASWSGTSFAAAAVSGAVARLCREVPPDQAVRRLLRDGRRAGDLGVVVMTGDR, encoded by the coding sequence ATGCGCACCCGGCTCATCGAGCCCGTCCCCGGGCTCCCCGCCCTCATCCGCCCCGGCGAACTGCTGACCTCCGCCCCCGCCGCCGTCGCCCGGTGGGCGCTCGCCGCCGAACCGCTCCCCGGGCCGCTCCTCAGGACGGGCCGCGGGACGGGCCGCGTCCACCGCGTACGGCTCACGCCGGACGCCGACGTGGTCGACCTGACGGCCACGCTGCGCGACCGCGGGCACGCCGCCTCCCCCAACCACGTCCTGTCGGGCCAGCCGTTGTTCTTCGGCGGGCCCGGCGGGGCGCCCTCCCCCGCGCCGCCTCCGCCGTACGAGCCGGGGGAGCCCTGCGAGGTCACTGTCGCGGTGCTCGACACGGGCCTGGCCCCGCATCCCTGGCTGGCACGGTGGTACCACGCCGACATCGCCGAGACGCCCGACGCCGACGGTGACGGCGTGCTCGACCGGCAGGCCGGGCACGGCACGTTCGTGGCCGGGCTCATCCTGCGGCACGCCCCCGGCGCGCGCCTGCGCGCCCTGCGCGTCCTCGACAGCGACGGGGTCAGCGACGAGGCGGCGCTGCTGGGCGCCCTCTCCGTGCTGCGCGGCGGGCCGGCCGACGTGCTCAACCTCTCCTTCGGCGGGCACACCTTCGACGACGGGCCGCCCCTGGGGCTGGCCGAGGCGCTCGCCGCCTTCCCCGCCGTCGTCGCCTGCGCCGGCAACACGGCCTCCGCACGCCCCTTCTGGCCCGCCGCCCTGCCGGGCGTCGTCGCGGTCGGCGCGCTCGACGGGGACGACCGCGCGTCCTTCTCGGCGTACGGGCCCTGGGTGGACGTGTGGGCGCCCGGCGTCGGGCTCGTCAGCAGCTTCCTGGAACACCGCGACTTCCACGGCTACGCCTCCTGGAGCGGCACGTCCTTCGCCGCCGCCGCGGTCTCCGGCGCGGTTGCCCGCCTGTGCCGGGAGGTTCCGCCCGATCAGGCCGTACGGCGCCTGCTGCGGGACGGCCGGCGGGCCGGGGATCTCGGGGTGGTCGTGATGACCGGGGATCGATAG
- a CDS encoding CHAT domain-containing protein yields MSRRPAHPPDPSGPCPRPGPSHEPHRGLDRLVGRAEAAVRLSGTDPRRALSEARAVLELTRRAETAGPYGEAASVALRASALAARELGDLELAEERLREAIEAAREHPRRVAQAWMSLVTVRAQLGDPEGGLRLAGLAERHLTGTDLARLDVQRSVALMLLGRHAEAVRHCDRAIGPLGEDPRFQAGALLNRGLAHAYLERYGRAEADLARCARIARCAGLDHLVMLAEGNLPFVAARRGDIAAAFTRYRAAEETLFGFPERLAAMRTDFAEALVAARLPGEARALLEQAVPELVAAQAHAAIPQARLSLAQTALLSGDARLAGATARTAYAELAAQGRTAWLPLATEVVLRARLAGTTDRPRDGFTGPAGGSAPGAPETPNTSGTPSAQDEPGSPETPASLEAPGDDLIAELVACADELAACGWSAASSALRLTAAASAVRLGALGRAREQLRIAAATATRPLVRWHAVALRHHLDGDLAQALAAAARGIEATRPGSGADAETSGDTALQAGTIHRAGAGSSGGAVPPAITGRTAGGAASEDVRAPERDAELRAHAARPAEDLASFGLEIAIDHARRTGDAWAVLEWSERWRAVVRGAPPPLPPLENRSERPPEIPAGTCAATRAGTRREIQPEPARLSVPLPVPLLGDRRAGAGLLVELVRRGDELFAVTAAAGGCALRALGSYQAAVEATKRIRYGLRRRVLRDAGHPAGADDAAVALELSALDRLLLSGPGTLASPGSPGQGAAGPVTIVPTGALGTLPWPLLPSLRGRPVSVAADAARWVAPAPAPPGGDPLVLSVAGPGLDHAAAEAAMVAAAHRRARRVGASRAEVLRALERADVLHVAAHGLFSPRGPMLSHITLDDGPLMAYDLLTARRMPRLVILSACDAGMAHAPVDGAVLGLAGTFLDRGAACVVAGVVPVRDDEAPALMTLLHTLLADGRSPAEALALASEKTAVPGFVCFGDGRLGPG; encoded by the coding sequence ATGTCGCGACGGCCCGCCCACCCGCCGGACCCCTCGGGACCGTGCCCCCGCCCCGGCCCCTCCCATGAGCCTCACCGAGGCCTCGACCGGCTGGTCGGCCGGGCCGAGGCGGCCGTACGGCTCTCGGGCACCGATCCGCGGCGGGCCCTGTCGGAGGCGCGGGCCGTGCTGGAGCTGACCCGGCGGGCGGAGACGGCCGGGCCGTACGGCGAGGCGGCCTCGGTGGCGCTGCGCGCGTCCGCGCTGGCGGCCCGCGAGCTGGGCGACCTGGAGCTGGCCGAGGAACGCCTGCGAGAGGCGATCGAGGCGGCGCGGGAGCATCCGCGGCGGGTGGCCCAGGCGTGGATGTCGCTCGTCACGGTCCGGGCCCAGCTCGGCGATCCCGAGGGCGGGCTGCGCCTGGCCGGCCTCGCCGAGCGGCACCTCACGGGGACCGACCTCGCGAGGCTGGACGTGCAGCGGTCGGTCGCCCTGATGCTGCTCGGGCGGCACGCGGAGGCCGTGCGGCACTGCGACCGGGCGATCGGCCCGCTGGGCGAAGATCCCCGCTTCCAGGCGGGCGCGCTGCTCAACCGCGGCCTCGCCCACGCCTACCTGGAGCGGTACGGAAGGGCCGAGGCCGACCTGGCCCGATGCGCCCGGATCGCCAGGTGCGCGGGCCTCGACCATCTCGTGATGCTGGCGGAGGGCAACCTGCCGTTCGTGGCGGCCCGCCGGGGCGACATCGCCGCGGCCTTCACACGGTACCGCGCGGCGGAGGAGACGTTGTTCGGCTTTCCCGAGCGGCTCGCCGCGATGCGGACGGACTTCGCCGAGGCGCTCGTGGCCGCCCGGCTACCCGGCGAGGCACGCGCGCTGCTCGAACAGGCCGTGCCCGAGCTGGTGGCCGCGCAGGCGCACGCGGCGATCCCCCAGGCGCGGCTGTCGCTCGCCCAGACCGCCCTTCTTTCCGGGGACGCCCGGCTCGCCGGCGCGACCGCGCGCACCGCGTACGCGGAACTGGCCGCGCAGGGCAGGACCGCCTGGCTGCCGCTGGCCACGGAGGTCGTCCTGCGGGCCCGCCTGGCGGGCACGACCGACCGCCCACGGGACGGGTTCACCGGTCCGGCGGGCGGCTCGGCTCCCGGCGCCCCGGAAACGCCCAATACCTCGGGAACGCCCAGCGCCCAGGATGAGCCCGGCTCCCCGGAGACACCGGCCTCCCTGGAAGCACCGGGCGACGACCTGATCGCCGAACTGGTGGCCTGTGCCGACGAACTGGCTGCCTGCGGGTGGTCCGCGGCGTCTTCGGCGCTGCGGCTCACCGCCGCCGCCTCGGCCGTACGGCTGGGCGCGCTCGGCCGCGCCCGCGAGCAGTTGCGGATCGCCGCCGCCACCGCGACGCGCCCACTCGTCCGCTGGCACGCGGTGGCCCTGCGGCACCACCTGGACGGGGATCTGGCCCAAGCCCTGGCCGCCGCCGCCCGCGGCATCGAAGCCACCCGTCCGGGGAGCGGCGCGGACGCCGAGACCAGCGGCGACACGGCCCTACAGGCAGGAACCATCCACCGTGCGGGAGCCGGGAGCAGTGGTGGCGCGGTTCCGCCGGCAATCACCGGCCGGACAGCGGGCGGCGCGGCTTCGGAGGACGTTCGCGCGCCTGAGCGGGACGCGGAGCTGCGGGCCCACGCCGCACGGCCCGCCGAAGATCTCGCTTCGTTTGGCCTGGAGATCGCCATCGACCATGCCCGCCGCACGGGCGACGCCTGGGCCGTGCTGGAGTGGTCGGAGCGGTGGCGGGCAGTCGTGCGCGGCGCACCGCCGCCGCTCCCGCCGCTTGAGAACCGCTCGGAGCGCCCGCCCGAGATTCCAGCCGGGACATGTGCTGCGACCCGGGCTGGGACGCGGCGCGAGATCCAGCCCGAGCCCGCGCGCCTGTCCGTGCCTCTGCCCGTGCCTCTGCTCGGGGACCGGCGTGCCGGGGCCGGGCTCCTCGTCGAGCTGGTGCGGCGTGGTGACGAGTTGTTCGCCGTCACCGCCGCCGCCGGCGGGTGCGCGCTGCGCGCCCTGGGCTCCTATCAGGCGGCGGTGGAGGCGACCAAGCGGATCCGGTACGGCCTGCGCCGCCGCGTCCTGCGCGACGCCGGTCATCCGGCGGGCGCCGACGACGCGGCGGTGGCCCTCGAACTGTCCGCCCTCGACCGGCTGCTCCTGAGCGGTCCCGGCACGCTCGCCTCTCCGGGCTCTCCGGGGCAGGGGGCGGCCGGGCCGGTGACGATCGTGCCCACCGGTGCGCTGGGCACGCTGCCCTGGCCGCTGCTTCCCTCGTTGCGCGGACGGCCGGTGTCGGTCGCGGCGGACGCCGCCCGATGGGTCGCCCCGGCCCCCGCTCCGCCCGGCGGCGATCCGCTGGTGCTGTCGGTGGCGGGCCCGGGGCTCGACCACGCCGCCGCCGAGGCCGCGATGGTCGCCGCCGCGCATCGGCGGGCGCGGCGCGTCGGCGCCTCCAGGGCGGAGGTGCTGCGCGCGCTGGAGCGGGCCGACGTGCTCCACGTCGCCGCCCACGGGCTGTTCAGCCCGCGCGGGCCCATGCTGTCGCACATCACGCTGGACGACGGGCCGCTCATGGCCTACGACCTGCTGACCGCGCGCCGGATGCCCCGGCTCGTCATCCTGTCGGCCTGCGACGCCGGGATGGCGCACGCGCCGGTGGACGGCGCGGTGCTGGGACTCGCGGGGACCTTCCTCGACCGGGGCGCGGCGTGCGTGGTCGCCGGAGTCGTGCCGGTCCGCGACGACGAGGCCCCGGCGCTGATGACGCTTCTCCACACACTGCTGGCGGACGGCCGCTCCCCCGCCGAGGCGCTGGCCCTGGCGTCGGAGAAGACGGCCGTGCCGGGTTTCGTCTGCTTCGGCGACGGCCGCCTCGGCCCGGGATGA
- a CDS encoding DUF3145 domain-containing protein, giving the protein MAAARGVLYVHSAQPALCPHIEWAVAGVLGVPVDLTWTAQPAAPGTLRAQAEWEGRPGTAAAITSSLMGWQRIRFEITEDASPGVDGSRHAYTPTLGAFTAVVGANGDILVPEDRLRNVMLMAAQGRVVLEDELDRLLGKQWDEELESFRYAGEGAPVRWLHAAV; this is encoded by the coding sequence GTGGCTGCTGCTCGTGGCGTCCTGTACGTCCACTCGGCTCAGCCTGCGCTGTGCCCGCATATCGAGTGGGCCGTCGCAGGCGTTCTTGGCGTTCCCGTCGACCTGACGTGGACCGCCCAGCCCGCCGCGCCCGGGACCCTGCGGGCCCAGGCGGAGTGGGAGGGCCGTCCCGGCACCGCCGCGGCGATCACGTCATCGCTCATGGGCTGGCAGCGCATCCGCTTCGAGATCACCGAAGACGCCTCGCCGGGCGTCGACGGATCCCGGCACGCCTACACGCCGACGCTTGGGGCCTTCACGGCCGTCGTCGGCGCGAACGGCGACATCCTGGTCCCCGAGGACCGGCTACGCAACGTCATGCTGATGGCGGCCCAGGGCCGGGTGGTCCTGGAGGACGAACTCGACCGCCTGCTCGGCAAGCAGTGGGACGAGGAGCTCGAGTCGTTCCGCTACGCGGGCGAGGGGGCCCCGGTCCGCTGGCTGCACGCCGCCGTCTGA
- a CDS encoding sigma-70 family RNA polymerase sigma factor — protein sequence MSTDDSFATIDQASWEDLVARFDGRMWAVARAFGLSAADAADAVQCAWLRLVENAGAIRDPARIGAWLITTTRHEAARLSRRARGEVVADLDVPDTAQPDPTAAVVDADFGRQAWRRLDLLGEPCRSLIRLYVLHPEARYAQIAVRLDLPVGSIGPTRARCMSRLRALMEEPE from the coding sequence ATGTCGACAGACGACTCGTTCGCCACCATCGACCAGGCCAGCTGGGAGGACCTGGTCGCCCGGTTCGACGGCAGGATGTGGGCGGTCGCGCGGGCGTTCGGGCTCAGTGCCGCCGACGCCGCCGACGCGGTGCAGTGCGCCTGGCTCCGGCTCGTGGAGAACGCGGGCGCCATCCGCGACCCGGCCCGGATCGGCGCCTGGCTCATCACCACCACCCGGCACGAGGCCGCCCGGCTCAGCCGCAGGGCCCGTGGTGAGGTGGTCGCCGACCTGGACGTGCCGGACACGGCGCAGCCCGACCCGACGGCGGCCGTGGTCGACGCCGACTTCGGCAGGCAGGCGTGGCGGCGGCTCGACCTGCTCGGGGAGCCCTGCCGCTCGCTCATCCGCCTCTACGTGCTGCATCCCGAGGCGAGGTACGCCCAGATCGCGGTCCGGCTCGACCTGCCGGTCGGCAGCATCGGGCCCACCCGGGCCCGGTGCATGTCACGGCTGCGCGCGCTGATGGAGGAACCGGAGTGA
- a CDS encoding sulfurtransferase, producing the protein MSERVGEQRIGEQRGGQHGPLITPVELAALAGVTILDVRWRLGGPPGIESYREGHVPGAVFCDLNADLAAPPGPAGRHPLPSPEDFGAAMRRLGVSGARPVVVYDDADSTSAARAWWTLRYFGHGDVRVLDGGLRAWTRAGLPVSKEEGPVPPGDFTARPGGMPVLDAGQAAALAADGVLLDARAAERYRGEVEPVDPVAGHIPGAVSAPTSENVEPGGRFHSGSFLRERFNTLGAVEGVPVGAYCGSGVTAAHEVLALEIAGLPAALYAGSWSNWVADPGRPVATG; encoded by the coding sequence ATGAGCGAGCGAGTCGGGGAACAGCGGATCGGGGAGCAGCGCGGCGGGCAGCACGGCCCGCTGATCACTCCCGTGGAACTCGCCGCGCTCGCCGGCGTCACGATCCTCGACGTCCGCTGGCGGCTCGGCGGGCCGCCCGGCATCGAGTCGTACCGTGAGGGGCACGTGCCCGGCGCGGTCTTCTGCGACCTGAACGCCGATCTCGCCGCCCCGCCCGGCCCGGCCGGGCGGCATCCGCTGCCCTCTCCCGAGGATTTCGGCGCGGCCATGCGCCGCCTCGGGGTGTCGGGCGCGCGCCCGGTGGTCGTGTACGACGACGCCGACTCGACGTCGGCCGCCCGGGCGTGGTGGACCCTGCGATACTTCGGCCACGGCGATGTCCGCGTGCTGGACGGCGGCCTGCGGGCCTGGACCCGGGCCGGGCTCCCGGTCTCCAAGGAGGAGGGGCCGGTGCCGCCGGGAGACTTCACCGCCCGGCCCGGCGGGATGCCGGTGCTCGACGCCGGGCAGGCGGCCGCGCTCGCGGCCGACGGCGTGCTGCTCGACGCGCGGGCGGCCGAGCGGTATCGGGGCGAGGTGGAGCCCGTCGACCCGGTCGCCGGTCACATCCCCGGCGCGGTCAGCGCCCCCACCTCCGAGAACGTCGAACCCGGCGGGCGGTTCCACAGCGGGTCGTTCCTCCGGGAGCGGTTCAACACGCTGGGGGCCGTCGAGGGCGTGCCCGTCGGGGCCTACTGCGGGTCGGGGGTGACGGCCGCGCACGAGGTGCTGGCACTGGAGATCGCCGGACTGCCCGCCGCCCTGTACGCCGGCTCGTGGTCCAACTGGGTGGCCGACCCCGGCAGGCCCGTCGCGACCGGCTGA